The Tolypothrix sp. PCC 7712 region GCCACATAAACTGGGCGGACAAGATGTCCACCCCACAATAAATACTGGGATATTTTTTGATTTGGAAGTCCCTAACGCACCATCCGAGATTTTCGGTGCGTTACACTTCGTGATAACACACCCTACCAAAGCTGATTTACCCACGCTAGTAGGGTGTGTTACGCCGCAGGCTAACGCACCGCCCGAGATTGTCGGTGCGTTACACTTCGTGATCACGCACCCTACCAAAGCTTCCCCTTTACCCACGCAAGTTCTCCCGGAAATAATCAGCATAAAGTTGACAACGCGGGATTACCGTTCTCCCCTCCCTTCGCACCAACCCCGCACCCCGCAGCCGGAAGAAAACGCGCTCATCATCGCAGGTGTTATGGCGAATTACCTGCAGCATACTTGACACTAATTCCGCTTTACTATGCAGTCGAAACAAATGGTTCCGCAAATGATTACCAAAGGGGCCATTATCTGCGGTAGCTTTGGCAAATAATTCCGCAGTCGTGAAGCGCTGACTGGCGATTAAATACAGCGCCACCCTGACTAAATAAGGATGTCCATTCAGCAACGCCATTAACTGCTGTTCTGCATTAGCATTAAGCGGTGAACCATGACGGTAATTCAAATCAGCAACTTGCGTGGCGGTAAAATCTTCTAAGTCAATTACCTCGCCTACATTAAACGGTGATTGGTTGAGATTATCAATTAATTGGTAGGGTTCGGTGGAAGTCACCAAGGCTAAATCGAGTTGCTTCCAAATCGGTGTAGTAGCGCGGTTATTGTGCCAACTGCGAAGCATTCCAAAGAAATCGGAACGGAATTCAGTATCAAAAGCCCTTTCTACTTCATCCATTGCTAATACTAAGGGCTGACCAAATTCTTTTAACAAATAGCGCCCAATATAGCGGGTGCAACGCTGACTATTACCCAAGGGAGAGTTCCAATATTCAGCAACTTTATCTGCCATTTCTATTTCATCAGTTAGCCAAGTGCAAAATTGCCGAAAGAATAATTCAGCATTGCTTAAAGCTGCTTGATCAAATAATTGAAAATCCAAGAAAGCCACCCGCTTACCTGCATTCATCGCCGCATTACAGGTGCGAATTAACAAGGAACTCTTGCCCATTTGTCGGGGGCCTTTAATGGTGATTGTCACACCTTGACGCTGAATCGCATTCAAAGCCAGAACATCACAAGCGCGTTCCACATAAAAGCGAGACTCGCCATCCATTGTTCCTTCTGGCATTTCCAGCGATATCGGCTGTGCGGAAGGAAAAGGCTGAGGTAAAGCTGAGGCTTCCCGTGGCTGCAGCAAACTGGCTTGATTCGCTTCCCCAATTGTTAATTCACCCCCAGAAATCGCCTGCAGCAATTCTGCAATTAGGCGGGGTGTATCTTCCCCATCTCGCCAAACAGCCCAGTTAATCCCATTGAGATAAACACTCAAAGGATACTGAAACGGCTCTCGATATGCCAACCGCACCGGGAGAATCATCGGCTTTCCGCCTTGTTCCTTAGCCAGGCGACTGGCGGTAGCAATTTCCGCCTCCACCATCTCACTGTGGACAGAATGCTCAGAAAGGAAAACAATTAAAAAATCAGCTTGGCGAAGTTCCGCTTCAATACGTTCCGCCCAGCGTGTGCCTACGGTGATAATTTGGTCAATGAAAACTGTGTGATGTTGAGCCAGCGCTTGCTGGACTTGCAATGCAATCGGCTCATCGGGGGTGACATGGCGTTTGTAGCTGATGAAGATGCGTTTGGGGGGGGAAGGGGGAATGGGTAAAGGGGAAGGGGGAAGGGGGAAGGGGGAAGGGGAGGGAATTACAGATGGGGTTGGGGGGAGGTTGCGGCTTTTGAGGACTGGGGTGGCAGATTCGGGGATGTTTTCTAAATCAATGGCGATGCGCCCAAATTCGTATGCATCTTCGTAGGTTCTACCTGCGCCAAGGGCATCATAAAACCCGACTGCAAATTTAATTGCGGCGCGATCGCCTACTGCTTTATTCATTCCTACTACATAATTAATATGTTGGAATATCGCCTCAGCTTGCGCTTCGCTATAACAGGCGTTTAACAGCACACACTCTATCTTGTCTTGAAATAACCTAAACAGTCTGCCCAGTGACTCTGTACTTACCAGTTGCAACTGTCCGTGATCATCTTCCAAAACTAAACCTTGCTCACCTTCCCCATGTCCAGAGAAATGCACAATCTCTGGTTGATGATCCAAAAGCGCACGTCGCAAATCTGCCGGACGCACAGCCCATTTAGTAATTATCTCAAACTGTTCACGAATTTTCGCACGTTCCAACCCCGCCTGAATTTCCCGCACTTCTTCATCCAAGCGCAACTTCACCGTATTCTTGGGATTTGCCGATAAAACCAGGATTTTTTTCACACTATCATCAATTATTGCACCAGGCGTTGTCTCTAGATGCAGTTTACTACAGCAGAGTTACGGAGAATTACGGGCAGTGTAAAGAAATTTGGGGAAAGGGGGAAGGGTGAAGGGGGAAAGGGTAGTGGCGTGACCAGGCTAAAATGTTGCAATAATTTTTCTTGTGGGGTGGACATCTTGTCCGCCCCGGACGGGTGAGACACCCATCCCACAAGAGTTTTTTTCATGCACTATTTTAGTCTAGACACGCCAGTAGTGGACTGACACAGCTAATTTAGTGCAATAGCAAAAATTCATTTTATCGGCGTATATCGGCGGTTAATTTCATCAAATCTAATGCCTCATTTTAGCCGTAACGCACCATCCATGCTTAAGCAAAAGCTGCTGCCCAGATCCCCGACTTTTTGAAAAAGTCGGGGATCTAAATCTCGCTCAAGTAAGTGACATTCCACTCTACAATAAGTTGATTTTTACTTTATAAATAAGCTCTAAGAATTACGAATTACGAATTACGAACTACGAATTATTATTCCCCAAATATTTACTTTTCAACTCTTCCAACTCATCATCTATAATGCTTTTATTAGTAGGCTGAGGAGTTTGAGGTTGGGGTTGACTTTGCTGCTTTGGCGGTTTATTTCCACCTAAAAATAGAGTCTTCATTTCCTCTAATTCCAGGTCAATTTGGCTTTGCGATTTGGGAGATACAGCAGGTTTGGGGTTAGATGGTGCAA contains the following coding sequences:
- a CDS encoding AAA-like domain-containing protein, with amino-acid sequence MKKILVLSANPKNTVKLRLDEEVREIQAGLERAKIREQFEIITKWAVRPADLRRALLDHQPEIVHFSGHGEGEQGLVLEDDHGQLQLVSTESLGRLFRLFQDKIECVLLNACYSEAQAEAIFQHINYVVGMNKAVGDRAAIKFAVGFYDALGAGRTYEDAYEFGRIAIDLENIPESATPVLKSRNLPPTPSVIPSPSPFPLPPSPLPIPPSPPKRIFISYKRHVTPDEPIALQVQQALAQHHTVFIDQIITVGTRWAERIEAELRQADFLIVFLSEHSVHSEMVEAEIATASRLAKEQGGKPMILPVRLAYREPFQYPLSVYLNGINWAVWRDGEDTPRLIAELLQAISGGELTIGEANQASLLQPREASALPQPFPSAQPISLEMPEGTMDGESRFYVERACDVLALNAIQRQGVTITIKGPRQMGKSSLLIRTCNAAMNAGKRVAFLDFQLFDQAALSNAELFFRQFCTWLTDEIEMADKVAEYWNSPLGNSQRCTRYIGRYLLKEFGQPLVLAMDEVERAFDTEFRSDFFGMLRSWHNNRATTPIWKQLDLALVTSTEPYQLIDNLNQSPFNVGEVIDLEDFTATQVADLNYRHGSPLNANAEQQLMALLNGHPYLVRVALYLIASQRFTTAELFAKATADNGPFGNHLRNHLFRLHSKAELVSSMLQVIRHNTCDDERVFFRLRGAGLVRREGRTVIPRCQLYADYFRENLRG